One genomic window of Vibrio ziniensis includes the following:
- the glnS gene encoding glutamine--tRNA ligase → MSEAEARPSNFIRQIIDKDLADGKHTSVHTRFPPEPNGYLHIGHAKSICLNFGIAQDYQGQCNLRFDDTNPEKENIEYVESIKKDVSWLGFEWSGDICYSSDYFDKLYQYALELINKGLAYVEELTPDQIREYRGTLTTPGKHSPYRDRSVEENLALFEKMRTGGFQEGEACLRAKIDMASSFIVMRDPVIYRVRFAEHHQTGDKWCIYPMYDFTHCISDALEGITHSICTLEFQDNRRLYDWVLDNITIDCHPRQYEFSRLNLEYTVMSKRKLNQLVTEKLVNGWDDPRMPTISGLRRRGFTAASIREFCKRIGVTKQDNMIEFSSLESCIRDDLNNNAPRAMAVLDPVKIVIENFDADSVEVLNLANHPNDPEMGSRDVPFTREIWIEREDFREEGNKKYKRLVLGKEVRLRGAYVIKAERVEKDQDGNITTIYCTYDSATLGKNPEDGRKVKGVIHWVSADKGVPAEFRLYDRLFTVPNPAAADDFAATINPESLIKVNGFVEPSLVAAKAEVGYQFERMGYFCADNKDSSPESLVFNRTVGLRDTWAKIDSE, encoded by the coding sequence ATGAGTGAAGCTGAGGCTCGTCCATCGAACTTCATTCGCCAAATCATAGATAAAGATTTAGCGGATGGTAAACACACTAGCGTGCATACTCGTTTCCCGCCAGAGCCTAACGGTTATCTGCATATCGGTCACGCTAAGTCGATTTGTTTGAACTTTGGTATCGCTCAAGACTATCAGGGCCAGTGTAACTTACGTTTTGATGACACAAACCCAGAGAAAGAAAACATCGAATACGTAGAATCAATTAAGAAAGATGTAAGCTGGCTAGGCTTTGAATGGTCTGGTGATATCTGCTATTCATCTGATTATTTTGACAAGCTATACCAATATGCTTTGGAGCTAATCAACAAAGGTCTAGCTTATGTTGAGGAATTAACTCCGGATCAGATCCGTGAGTACCGTGGTACGTTAACTACTCCTGGTAAACACAGTCCTTATCGTGATCGTAGTGTTGAAGAAAACCTAGCTCTATTCGAAAAAATGAGAACCGGTGGCTTCCAAGAAGGTGAAGCATGTCTGCGAGCTAAAATTGACATGGCTTCTTCATTTATCGTTATGCGTGATCCCGTTATCTACCGTGTTCGTTTTGCAGAACATCATCAGACGGGCGATAAGTGGTGTATCTACCCAATGTACGACTTTACTCACTGTATCTCCGATGCGTTAGAAGGTATTACACACTCGATCTGTACTTTGGAATTCCAAGACAACCGCCGTCTTTACGATTGGGTTTTAGACAACATCACAATTGATTGTCACCCACGTCAGTACGAGTTTAGTCGTCTGAATCTAGAATACACCGTAATGTCTAAGCGTAAGCTAAACCAACTAGTTACTGAGAAATTAGTAAATGGCTGGGATGATCCACGTATGCCTACCATTTCAGGCTTACGTCGTCGTGGTTTTACCGCTGCCTCTATTCGTGAATTCTGTAAGCGTATTGGTGTCACTAAGCAAGACAATATGATTGAGTTCAGTTCACTTGAATCATGTATTCGTGATGATCTAAACAACAATGCACCACGTGCTATGGCTGTTTTAGATCCTGTGAAGATTGTTATTGAGAACTTCGATGCAGATAGCGTGGAAGTACTGAATCTTGCTAACCATCCAAATGACCCTGAAATGGGCTCTCGCGATGTGCCATTTACTCGCGAAATTTGGATTGAACGTGAAGACTTCCGTGAAGAAGGTAACAAGAAGTACAAGCGCTTAGTGCTAGGTAAAGAAGTTCGTCTACGTGGTGCCTATGTGATTAAGGCTGAACGTGTTGAGAAAGATCAGGACGGCAATATCACTACCATTTACTGTACTTATGATTCAGCAACACTGGGCAAAAATCCAGAAGATGGTCGTAAAGTAAAAGGCGTTATCCACTGGGTATCGGCTGATAAAGGTGTGCCTGCGGAATTCCGCTTATACGATCGCTTGTTTACCGTTCCAAACCCAGCTGCTGCTGATGATTTTGCGGCAACGATTAATCCAGAATCACTCATTAAAGTGAACGGTTTTGTTGAGCCAAGCCTAGTTGCGGCAAAAGCTGAAGTGGGTTACCAGTTTGAACGTATGGGCTACTTCTGTGCTGACAACAAAGACTCATCACCTGAATCTTTAGTATTCAACCGCACTGTTGGTTTACGTGATACTTGGGCGAAAATTGATTCTGAGTAA
- the folC gene encoding bifunctional tetrahydrofolate synthase/dihydrofolate synthase: MKQNSIPQATSSLTMWLDYLTHIHTSAIDLGLDRVQAVATKASLTKPAPTVITVAGTNGKGSTCALMESILLDAGYSVGVYSSPHLINYNERVRINGVDVSDEQHTQAFAFVEEQRGEISLSLFEFGTLAALRIFQTEQVDVVLLEVGLGGRLDATNVVDHDVSVITSLAIDHVDWLGDDINVIGFEKAGIFRAGKPAICGQPKPPSTVAAHADDIGAEFYQVGIQFDYEKVSDSVWQWRSGSFDLTDLPVPTLPLANAATALMALGCSGLDVSDVNIVDGLRKAKLAGRMQRISEKPIVMLDVAHNPHSAEYLASQIRAQFPSQTIHMVLGMLHDKDIKSTIDVLKPVVSHWYPASLSGPRAASASELCQHLKDGHEEYANPVSAFESAMTRVSDGDVIIVAGSFHTVGEVLEHWKNKGE, translated from the coding sequence ATGAAACAAAACTCAATTCCTCAAGCCACATCATCACTCACGATGTGGCTTGATTATTTAACCCATATTCACACATCTGCAATTGATTTAGGCTTAGATCGCGTTCAGGCGGTTGCTACTAAGGCCTCTCTTACTAAACCAGCACCTACAGTTATTACTGTTGCCGGAACTAATGGTAAGGGTTCTACCTGTGCGTTAATGGAAAGTATTCTTCTCGATGCTGGCTACTCCGTCGGCGTATATAGTTCTCCGCATCTTATTAATTACAACGAACGCGTACGTATCAACGGTGTTGATGTATCTGATGAGCAGCACACTCAGGCTTTTGCTTTTGTTGAAGAGCAACGTGGAGAAATTAGCTTAAGTCTGTTTGAATTTGGCACATTGGCTGCGCTGCGCATTTTTCAAACAGAACAAGTGGATGTCGTTTTACTCGAAGTAGGTCTAGGCGGGCGTTTAGATGCAACCAACGTTGTCGATCATGATGTCTCTGTGATCACCAGTCTGGCCATCGATCATGTCGATTGGCTTGGTGACGATATCAATGTGATAGGTTTTGAGAAAGCGGGCATATTCCGTGCAGGAAAACCAGCAATTTGCGGTCAACCTAAACCTCCTTCAACAGTTGCAGCTCATGCTGATGACATTGGTGCTGAGTTTTATCAGGTTGGTATCCAGTTCGATTATGAAAAAGTGTCGGACTCTGTTTGGCAATGGCGAAGTGGTTCGTTTGACCTTACTGATTTACCTGTTCCCACACTTCCGCTTGCGAATGCTGCTACTGCTCTGATGGCTTTAGGCTGTTCAGGATTAGATGTGAGTGACGTCAATATTGTTGACGGTCTGCGCAAAGCGAAATTAGCTGGACGTATGCAACGTATCAGCGAGAAGCCAATTGTAATGCTTGATGTTGCTCATAATCCTCATTCAGCTGAATATCTGGCATCTCAAATTCGCGCTCAGTTCCCTAGCCAAACCATACACATGGTACTGGGGATGCTGCACGACAAAGATATCAAATCTACAATCGATGTATTAAAACCGGTTGTGAGCCATTGGTATCCAGCTTCTTTATCTGGTCCTAGAGCAGCTTCTGCGAGCGAATTGTGCCAGCATCTGAAAGATGGGCATGAAGAGTATGCAAATCCTGTCAGTGCATTTGAAAGTGCGATGACAAGAGTGTCTGACGGTGATGTGATAATTGTTGCTGGATCTTTCCACACAGTCGGTGAAGTGCTGGAGCACTGGAAAAATAAAGGAGAGTAG
- the truA gene encoding tRNA pseudouridine(38-40) synthase TruA — protein sequence MRIALGIEYDGTHYFGWQRQREVASVQEELEKALSVVANHPVEVQCAGRTDAGVHGTGQVVHFDTTATRKMVAWTMGTNANLPKNIAVRWAKEVPDEFHARFTATARRYRYVIYNHEYRPGILASGVSHYHGELNAEKMHQAGQYLLGENDFTSFRAVHCQSRSPWRNIIHLNVTRHERYVVIDIKANAFVHHMVRNITGSLIVVGRGEKEPEWIQWLLEAKDRTLAGATAKAEGLYLVSVDYPQEFDLPQAPMGPLFLPENLN from the coding sequence ATGAGAATAGCGTTGGGTATTGAGTATGATGGTACTCATTACTTTGGTTGGCAGCGTCAAAGAGAAGTTGCAAGTGTTCAGGAAGAGCTAGAAAAAGCTCTGTCTGTTGTCGCCAACCATCCTGTTGAAGTTCAGTGTGCAGGACGCACAGATGCTGGCGTGCACGGCACTGGGCAAGTTGTGCATTTTGATACAACGGCGACACGCAAAATGGTTGCTTGGACGATGGGAACGAATGCAAATCTACCAAAAAATATCGCTGTACGTTGGGCTAAAGAAGTACCTGACGAATTTCATGCGCGCTTTACAGCGACCGCACGACGTTATCGTTATGTCATTTATAATCACGAATATCGCCCGGGTATCCTAGCTTCCGGGGTAAGCCACTATCATGGCGAACTTAATGCTGAAAAAATGCATCAAGCAGGTCAGTATTTACTCGGTGAGAATGATTTCACGTCATTTAGAGCTGTGCATTGCCAGTCACGCAGTCCGTGGCGTAATATTATCCACCTGAATGTTACCCGTCATGAACGTTACGTAGTGATTGATATTAAAGCGAATGCTTTCGTTCATCATATGGTTCGTAATATTACGGGTAGTCTTATTGTTGTCGGTCGAGGCGAGAAAGAACCAGAATGGATCCAATGGTTGTTGGAAGCTAAAGATCGTACATTGGCTGGTGCAACAGCGAAAGCGGAAGGTCTATATTTGGTATCTGTGGATTACCCACAAGAGTTTGATTTACCACAAGCACCAATGGGTCCCCTGTTTTTACCTGAAAATTTGAACTAA
- a CDS encoding CvpA family protein — protein MNWLDIVILSVIGLSALISLVRGFAKEALSLIIWCGAFFIASQYYAKLAVYFTNIKDDMIRNGAAIAALFVATLVVGAIVNYVISQLVQKTGLSGTDRILGVVFGALRGVLIVAAVLFFVDTFTALPSSEWWKSSQLVPEFSRVIAPLFEHIQATSSFLSDAI, from the coding sequence ATGAATTGGTTAGATATTGTCATTTTAAGTGTGATCGGCTTGTCAGCTTTGATCAGTTTGGTTCGAGGCTTTGCGAAAGAAGCCTTGTCATTAATTATTTGGTGTGGAGCATTTTTCATCGCTTCACAGTACTACGCAAAACTGGCGGTGTACTTTACCAATATTAAAGATGACATGATTCGTAACGGTGCTGCCATTGCAGCATTGTTTGTAGCAACGCTAGTGGTTGGTGCGATTGTGAACTATGTAATTTCGCAATTGGTTCAGAAAACAGGTTTATCGGGTACAGATAGAATCTTGGGCGTCGTGTTTGGCGCATTACGTGGGGTTCTTATCGTAGCGGCTGTTCTGTTTTTTGTGGATACCTTTACCGCATTACCAAGCTCAGAGTGGTGGAAGAGCTCGCAATTAGTACCGGAGTTTAGCCGTGTGATTGCGCCTCTCTTCGAACATATACAAGCAACATCAAGTTTTCTATCTGACGCGATATAA
- a CDS encoding FimV/HubP family polar landmark protein, whose protein sequence is MRQFFKRLLLPIAVAAVTQTSFVSAESIRLIGPTGEVQSAPQYSSDIVRNRATTPTEPSTVIGPTSEKDTLWSIASRLRPSNQVSVQQTLLAIYRLNPQAFENQNIHSLLPGSTLRVPSLAQVNSVTTEEAVNVMAAHKARLTQQPVQPITSAVTPKRAEVKPTVTPTIEVKTPQAKIAESKPVVEEKPVIAEFKKDNAQTTAVDQNEIQALEEKNHRLRLMLAEVQSEVSGLKQELGDENRIRSEVEKLLAEERFKREEMQRLAPSKLDELLSNNWVVAGLALIPGLFIALLVVLFLGRRSSSNQSSSSTQETALNANSNAAAVAPIAVGDQLLEDLDDELLLDDDLFGGMDDSDSLFGEDKKEEVSEDDDVDIFAGLDEDDLDFDLDGEDGEDLFAAIDDSGDLDTGFGDLSSSSNGISVNGDEKALGLEEMERALDEAVNNYDEDDDIGFDLSDDGEMSQADIESLLAADGDSEDLESSTLDQSMLDELFASQEDDESSELLDFDSLLDDEKSKLNAEPEAASFTSDAELDDLFASIEAQSDLASLEANAKDDTALLDELLLEGNEAEVEVNSTALLDELLDDGAFDDEDSEESVVDEMMLELDELLGEASDSEIPDIDENSTALLDDFVGELSDEPMGYENFLADEIDLETDDSEKADEGLNLFDELIAIEESTDEAEEQVEDFNSANFIDDLITNVPKSDPLLDEALESVSSVNEDVELDDFEFNPEIEGGELSNGQDVELEEQAIANEFGIPQDDDWVFDDLEAEEIESEDSTPSLIAEFKDLELPEYTEEDALADFESEPEEETAEALDDLDVAATVVEESKSEELEHAITAELDDLDLPEYTEDDALADFESEPEEETAEALDGLDAAATVVEESKSEELEHAITAELDDLDLPEYTEDDALADSESEPEEESAEALDDLDVAATLAEESEPEDLDQAIAAEFDDLDLPEYTEEDALADFESELETDLPEAESELADVEFEDSELPEYTEEDALADMFSQTDELSDESEDEQLDDSSLYEEIEQSKTEINLGEVSKREFDEQALSDWLSDEEKEDSRFAFDKPIDAKSVDSAGMDIDAMLEMGGEDWNGFNLTADQKATISDEVPETEREVWHPELQVKEPEVAKENWGKQEEFSEFEPATRQFMTIDDLMAQVENDDGSTLNLDNEELKLDVGLNEFPDVIGDVSDIDVDSNAEAAGKLDLAKIYIEMSDDKGAIKLLEEAIVDGSDEIRQQAKHLIDVINGRV, encoded by the coding sequence ATGCGTCAATTTTTTAAACGCCTGTTACTGCCAATCGCTGTAGCGGCCGTGACTCAGACTTCTTTCGTTAGTGCAGAGAGTATTCGCCTTATTGGTCCAACTGGCGAAGTCCAGTCAGCACCACAATATAGTAGTGATATTGTCCGTAATCGAGCTACAACACCGACAGAGCCTTCAACGGTTATCGGTCCAACTTCTGAAAAAGACACTTTATGGTCGATTGCGTCACGTTTACGTCCTTCTAATCAAGTTTCTGTACAGCAAACTTTGTTGGCTATTTATCGTTTAAACCCTCAAGCGTTCGAAAACCAGAATATACATAGTTTGCTGCCGGGTAGCACATTACGCGTGCCTTCTCTCGCTCAGGTAAATAGCGTTACTACAGAAGAAGCGGTTAATGTTATGGCAGCTCATAAGGCTCGACTCACTCAGCAGCCAGTTCAACCAATAACGTCAGCAGTTACTCCCAAGAGAGCCGAAGTAAAACCTACAGTTACTCCAACAATCGAAGTTAAAACGCCACAAGCTAAAATTGCTGAAAGTAAGCCTGTTGTTGAAGAAAAGCCAGTTATAGCGGAATTCAAGAAAGACAATGCTCAAACTACGGCTGTTGACCAAAATGAAATTCAAGCACTAGAAGAGAAGAACCACAGGCTGCGATTAATGCTCGCTGAAGTTCAATCTGAAGTCAGTGGTTTGAAACAAGAATTAGGTGATGAAAACCGCATTCGTTCTGAAGTCGAAAAACTACTCGCTGAAGAAAGATTTAAACGCGAAGAAATGCAACGTCTTGCGCCTTCTAAGTTAGATGAATTGCTATCAAATAATTGGGTTGTGGCTGGCTTAGCTCTTATTCCGGGTTTATTCATTGCGTTGCTAGTCGTTTTGTTCTTAGGGCGTCGTTCGAGTTCAAATCAATCATCGTCATCAACTCAAGAAACAGCGTTAAATGCAAATTCCAACGCCGCTGCTGTAGCACCAATCGCAGTTGGTGATCAGCTGTTAGAAGATCTAGACGATGAACTGTTGTTAGATGATGACTTGTTTGGCGGCATGGATGATAGCGATTCACTGTTTGGTGAAGATAAAAAAGAAGAAGTATCAGAAGATGATGATGTAGACATTTTCGCTGGTTTAGATGAGGACGATTTAGATTTCGACTTAGATGGCGAAGATGGCGAAGATTTGTTTGCTGCTATTGATGACTCCGGTGATCTAGATACTGGTTTTGGTGACTTATCCTCTAGCAGTAACGGTATTAGCGTTAATGGAGATGAAAAAGCACTTGGCTTGGAAGAGATGGAAAGAGCTCTCGATGAAGCCGTAAATAACTACGATGAAGATGACGATATTGGATTCGATTTATCTGATGACGGCGAAATGTCCCAAGCTGACATTGAATCGTTGTTGGCTGCTGATGGTGACTCAGAAGATCTTGAATCATCGACTCTTGATCAATCGATGTTAGATGAACTTTTTGCTTCTCAAGAAGATGATGAAAGTTCAGAACTCTTAGATTTTGATAGCTTACTGGATGACGAGAAATCTAAGCTTAATGCTGAACCAGAAGCTGCTAGCTTTACTTCAGATGCAGAACTCGACGACTTATTTGCAAGTATTGAAGCTCAATCTGACTTAGCGTCGTTAGAGGCAAATGCCAAAGATGATACAGCATTACTTGATGAGTTGTTGCTGGAAGGTAATGAAGCAGAAGTTGAAGTTAATAGCACTGCATTATTAGATGAACTATTAGATGATGGTGCGTTTGATGACGAAGACTCTGAAGAAAGTGTCGTCGATGAAATGATGCTGGAGTTGGATGAACTGCTAGGTGAGGCCAGTGATTCCGAAATCCCAGATATTGACGAAAACAGCACCGCTCTTTTAGATGATTTTGTTGGTGAGCTTAGCGATGAGCCAATGGGTTATGAAAACTTTTTGGCTGACGAAATCGATTTAGAAACGGATGATTCAGAAAAAGCAGACGAAGGTTTAAATCTTTTTGATGAGCTGATTGCTATAGAAGAGAGTACTGATGAAGCTGAAGAGCAGGTAGAAGACTTCAACAGTGCTAACTTCATTGATGATTTAATTACGAATGTTCCTAAGTCCGATCCTTTGCTAGATGAAGCATTAGAATCCGTTTCTTCTGTTAATGAAGATGTTGAGTTAGATGATTTCGAATTCAATCCTGAGATTGAAGGTGGCGAACTATCTAACGGACAAGACGTTGAGTTAGAAGAACAAGCAATTGCGAACGAGTTTGGTATTCCACAAGATGACGACTGGGTATTTGATGACCTAGAAGCCGAAGAGATTGAATCAGAAGACTCAACTCCAAGCCTTATTGCAGAGTTTAAAGATTTAGAGCTTCCAGAATACACAGAGGAAGATGCGTTAGCAGATTTTGAATCAGAGCCTGAAGAAGAAACTGCTGAAGCGTTAGATGACCTAGACGTTGCAGCTACCGTGGTTGAAGAGAGCAAGTCAGAAGAGCTAGAGCACGCAATTACAGCTGAGCTTGACGATTTAGATCTTCCTGAGTACACAGAAGACGACGCATTAGCGGATTTTGAATCAGAGCCTGAAGAAGAAACCGCTGAAGCGTTAGATGGCCTAGACGCTGCAGCTACTGTGGTTGAAGAGAGCAAGTCAGAAGAGCTAGAGCACGCAATTACAGCTGAGCTTGACGATTTAGATCTTCCTGAGTACACAGAAGACGACGCATTAGCGGATTCTGAATCAGAGCCTGAAGAAGAAAGCGCTGAAGCGTTAGATGACCTAGACGTTGCAGCTACTTTGGCTGAAGAGAGCGAACCAGAAGATCTAGATCAAGCGATTGCAGCAGAGTTCGACGATTTAGATCTTCCTGAATACACAGAGGAAGATGCGCTAGCGGATTTTGAATCAGAACTTGAAACCGACTTACCTGAAGCTGAATCTGAGCTTGCAGATGTGGAGTTTGAAGATTCTGAACTGCCTGAATATACCGAAGAAGATGCTTTGGCCGATATGTTCTCCCAAACGGATGAACTATCTGATGAATCAGAAGATGAGCAGTTAGATGATTCTTCTCTTTATGAAGAGATCGAGCAATCAAAGACTGAAATCAATCTTGGTGAGGTATCAAAACGAGAGTTCGACGAACAGGCGCTTTCAGATTGGTTGTCTGACGAAGAAAAAGAAGATAGTCGCTTTGCTTTTGATAAACCTATTGATGCAAAATCCGTTGATAGCGCTGGTATGGACATTGACGCCATGCTTGAAATGGGCGGTGAAGACTGGAATGGTTTCAACTTAACTGCAGATCAAAAAGCCACTATTTCTGATGAGGTTCCTGAAACTGAGAGAGAGGTATGGCACCCTGAGCTCCAGGTTAAAGAACCTGAAGTTGCAAAAGAAAACTGGGGTAAGCAAGAAGAGTTTTCTGAGTTTGAACCAGCTACACGTCAGTTTATGACTATCGACGATTTAATGGCTCAAGTTGAAAACGATGATGGCAGCACACTCAACCTTGATAATGAAGAGCTAAAGCTGGATGTCGGTCTTAACGAGTTTCCAGATGTTATTGGTGATGTTAGCGATATTGATGTAGATAGTAACGCAGAAGCCGCTGGAAAGTTGGATTTAGCGAAAATCTATATCGAGATGAGCGATGACAAAGGCGCAATTAAGTTGTTAGAAGAAGCGATTGTTGATGGTAGTGATGAGATAAGACAGCAAGCGAAACACCTTATCGATGTCATCAATGGTCGAGTATAA
- a CDS encoding SPOR domain-containing protein: MASKFQSRLVGTIILVAIGVIVLPDVLDGKKMHYQEEMTSIPIKPELNSEVEKFEVLDPVEDKVALPESPVSVTHQTSQASTSSKAAEKPIETVVKDVPERNDYQDSAWIIQLMALKNAENAKTIVSDLQKRGYQAHTKQENGFTRVIIGPDVSKSKLERQLLELEKVTGSKGQLLKFKPLNP; the protein is encoded by the coding sequence ATGGCGAGTAAATTTCAAAGCCGTTTAGTAGGTACTATTATTTTGGTGGCGATAGGTGTCATCGTTTTGCCTGATGTCCTTGATGGCAAAAAAATGCACTATCAAGAAGAGATGACAAGCATACCTATTAAGCCTGAGCTTAATAGTGAAGTGGAAAAATTTGAAGTCCTTGATCCTGTGGAAGATAAAGTGGCATTGCCAGAGTCTCCAGTGTCAGTAACACATCAAACAAGCCAAGCATCAACTTCGTCTAAAGCAGCTGAGAAACCGATCGAAACTGTAGTAAAAGATGTGCCTGAAAGAAATGATTACCAAGATAGTGCGTGGATCATCCAGTTGATGGCATTGAAGAACGCTGAAAATGCGAAAACGATTGTGAGCGATTTGCAAAAACGCGGTTATCAGGCTCATACGAAACAAGAAAACGGTTTTACGCGAGTGATCATCGGACCTGATGTCTCTAAAAGTAAGCTTGAGAGACAACTACTGGAATTAGAGAAAGTTACCGGTTCAAAAGGTCAATTGCTCAAATTTAAACCGCTAAACCCATAA
- the accD gene encoding acetyl-CoA carboxylase, carboxyltransferase subunit beta has product MSWLEKILEKSNIVTSRKASIPEGVWTKCTSCEQVLYHAELERNLEVCPKCNHHMRMKARRRLETFLDENNRHEIAQELEPQDKLKFKDSKRYKERIVAAQKSSGEKDALIVMNGELHGIPLVACAFEFSFMGGSMGSVVGARFVRAVESAIERNCGLVCFSASGGARMQEALMSLMQMAKTSAALERLSNKGLPFISVMTDPTMGGVSASLAMLGDINIGEPKALIGFAGRRVIEQTVREDLPEGFQRSEFLLEHGAIDMIVDRREMRQRIAGLLAKMTNQKSPLVVSVNDAPQEAAYSVPEAKKKG; this is encoded by the coding sequence ATGAGTTGGCTTGAAAAGATTTTAGAAAAAAGCAACATAGTAACTTCACGTAAAGCATCGATTCCTGAGGGTGTCTGGACGAAGTGTACCTCTTGTGAGCAGGTACTCTACCACGCGGAACTTGAGCGAAACCTCGAAGTTTGTCCTAAGTGTAATCATCATATGCGTATGAAAGCGCGTCGTCGTCTTGAAACATTTTTAGACGAAAATAATCGCCATGAGATTGCGCAGGAGCTTGAGCCTCAAGACAAACTGAAGTTTAAAGATTCTAAACGTTATAAAGAACGTATTGTTGCTGCGCAAAAAAGCAGTGGCGAGAAAGACGCTCTTATCGTTATGAATGGTGAGTTGCACGGTATCCCACTGGTAGCTTGTGCTTTTGAATTCTCATTTATGGGCGGTTCAATGGGCTCGGTTGTTGGTGCTCGTTTTGTTCGTGCGGTTGAATCTGCTATTGAAAGAAATTGTGGCTTAGTCTGCTTCTCTGCAAGTGGTGGTGCTCGTATGCAAGAGGCTCTAATGTCTCTGATGCAAATGGCTAAAACCAGTGCAGCGCTAGAGCGTTTGTCAAATAAAGGTCTACCGTTTATTTCGGTTATGACGGACCCTACAATGGGCGGCGTTTCAGCGAGTCTTGCAATGCTAGGTGATATAAACATCGGCGAACCTAAAGCTCTGATTGGCTTTGCTGGTCGTCGTGTTATTGAACAAACAGTACGTGAAGACCTTCCAGAAGGTTTCCAACGCAGTGAATTCCTGCTTGAGCACGGTGCGATTGATATGATCGTAGACCGCCGTGAAATGCGTCAACGCATTGCTGGCTTACTAGCGAAGATGACGAACCAAAAATCTCCACTGGTTGTTTCTGTGAACGATGCGCCACAAGAGGCAGCATATTCAGTACCAGAAGCGAAGAAAAAAGGGTAA